A single region of the Enterobacter cloacae complex sp. R_G8 genome encodes:
- the dgoD gene encoding galactonate dehydratase — MKITKLTTYRLPPRWMFLKIETDEGVVGWGEPVIEGRARTVEAAVHELGEYLIGQDPARINDLWQVMYRAGFYRGGPILMSAIAGIDQALWDIKGKVLNAPVWQLMGGLVRDKIKAYSWVGGDRPAEVIDGITQLRNIGFDTFKLNGCEEMGVIDNSRAVDRAVNTVAQIREAFGNEIEFGLDFHGRVSAPMAKVLIKELEPYRPLFIEEPVLAEQAEYYPKLAEQTHIPIAAGERMFSRFEFKRVLEAGGIAILQPDLSHAGGITECYKIAGMAEAYDVALAPHCPLGPVALAACLHVDFVSRNAVFQEQSMGIHYNKGAELLDFVKNKEDFSMDGGFFKPLMKPGLGVDIDEAKVIELSKNAPDWRNPLWRHEDGSVAEW; from the coding sequence ATGAAAATAACCAAACTCACCACGTACCGTTTACCCCCGCGCTGGATGTTCCTGAAAATTGAAACCGATGAAGGCGTGGTTGGCTGGGGCGAACCGGTGATAGAAGGGCGCGCGCGCACCGTGGAGGCCGCGGTGCATGAGCTGGGGGAATACCTGATTGGACAGGATCCGGCACGCATTAACGACCTGTGGCAGGTGATGTACCGGGCGGGCTTTTATCGCGGCGGTCCAATCCTGATGAGCGCCATCGCCGGTATTGACCAGGCGCTGTGGGATATCAAAGGCAAAGTGCTGAATGCCCCGGTCTGGCAGCTGATGGGCGGCCTGGTACGCGACAAAATCAAAGCCTACAGCTGGGTGGGTGGCGACCGTCCTGCGGAAGTGATCGACGGCATTACGCAGCTGCGCAATATCGGCTTCGATACTTTTAAGCTCAACGGCTGTGAAGAGATGGGCGTGATCGACAACTCGCGCGCGGTGGACCGGGCGGTGAATACCGTGGCGCAAATCCGTGAAGCTTTCGGTAATGAGATAGAGTTTGGTCTGGATTTCCACGGACGCGTCAGTGCGCCAATGGCCAAAGTGCTGATTAAAGAGCTGGAGCCCTATCGTCCGCTGTTTATTGAAGAGCCCGTGCTGGCCGAGCAGGCGGAATACTATCCGAAACTGGCTGAACAGACCCATATTCCTATCGCCGCGGGTGAACGCATGTTCTCGCGCTTCGAGTTTAAACGCGTGCTGGAAGCAGGCGGTATTGCGATCCTGCAACCGGATCTCTCCCATGCGGGCGGCATCACTGAATGCTACAAAATTGCCGGGATGGCGGAAGCCTATGATGTGGCGCTGGCACCGCACTGTCCGCTGGGACCTGTTGCACTTGCGGCCTGCCTGCACGTGGATTTTGTCTCCCGCAACGCCGTGTTCCAGGAGCAGAGCATGGGCATTCACTATAACAAGGGCGCGGAACTGCTCGACTTTGTGAAAAACAAAGAAGACTTCAGCATGGATGGCGGTTTCTTCAAACCATTAATGAAGCCGGGCCTTGGCGTGGACATTGACGAAGCCAAAGTCATTGAGCTCAGTAAAAATGCGCCGGACTGGCGTAACCCGCTGTGGCGTCATGAAGATGGCAGCGTAGCGGAATGGTAA
- the dgoR gene encoding D-galactonate utilization transcriptional regulator DgoR, producing MTLNKTDRIVITLGTQIVGGKYVPGSPLPAEAELCEEFETSRNIIREVFRSLMAKRLIEMKRYRGAFVAPRNQWNYLDTDVLQWVLENDYDPRLIGAMSEVRNLVEPAIARWAAERATSGDLAQIESALNDMIANNQNREAFNEADIRYHEAVLQSVHNPVLQQLSVAISSLQRAVFERTWMGDEANMPKTLQEHKALFDAIRHQDGDAAEQAALTMIASSTRRLKEIT from the coding sequence ATGACTCTCAATAAAACCGATCGCATTGTCATCACGCTGGGTACACAGATTGTGGGTGGCAAATATGTTCCCGGCTCGCCGCTGCCGGCAGAGGCAGAACTGTGTGAGGAGTTTGAAACCTCCCGCAACATCATCCGGGAAGTGTTCCGCTCGCTGATGGCGAAGCGGCTGATTGAAATGAAACGCTATCGCGGCGCGTTTGTTGCCCCGCGTAACCAGTGGAACTACCTCGATACCGATGTTCTGCAGTGGGTACTGGAAAACGATTACGACCCGCGGCTGATTGGCGCCATGAGCGAGGTACGAAACCTGGTAGAACCGGCTATCGCCCGCTGGGCGGCAGAGCGCGCCACCTCAGGTGACCTGGCGCAGATTGAGTCGGCGCTGAACGACATGATCGCCAATAACCAGAACCGTGAGGCATTTAACGAGGCGGATATTCGCTACCACGAGGCGGTACTGCAGTCGGTGCATAACCCGGTGTTACAGCAGCTTAGCGTGGCGATCAGCTCGCTACAGCGAGCAGTATTTGAACGTACCTGGATGGGTGATGAGGCCAATATGCCAAAAACGCTCCAGGAACATAAAGCGCTGTTCGATGCGATACGGCATCAGGACGGCGATGCGGCAGAGCAGGCGGCGCTCACCATGATTGCCAGCTCAACACGAAGGCTGAAGGAAATCACATGA
- a CDS encoding 2-dehydro-3-deoxy-6-phosphogalactonate aldolase, whose amino-acid sequence MQWQTSLPLIAILRGITPDEALAHVGAVIDAGFDAVEIPLNSPEWEKSIPTVVEAFGDKALIGAGTVLQPEQVERLAKMGCKLIVTPNINPEVIRRAVSYGMTVCPGCATATEAFTALDAGAQSLKIFPSSAFGPDYIKALKAVLPASVPVFAVGGVTPENLAQWINAGCVGAGLGSDLYRAGQSVERTAQQAAAFVKAYREAVQ is encoded by the coding sequence ATGCAGTGGCAAACTAGTCTTCCCCTTATCGCAATCTTGCGCGGCATTACCCCCGACGAGGCGCTGGCGCACGTCGGTGCCGTGATCGACGCTGGATTCGACGCGGTGGAAATCCCGCTCAACTCCCCCGAATGGGAAAAAAGTATTCCGACAGTGGTGGAGGCCTTTGGTGATAAAGCGCTGATTGGCGCAGGAACCGTCTTGCAGCCGGAGCAGGTGGAGAGGCTGGCAAAGATGGGCTGCAAGCTCATCGTCACCCCCAACATCAACCCCGAGGTGATCCGCCGCGCGGTGAGCTATGGAATGACCGTGTGTCCAGGATGCGCGACGGCAACCGAAGCCTTTACCGCCCTCGATGCGGGTGCGCAGTCGCTCAAAATTTTCCCCTCTTCAGCCTTTGGTCCTGACTATATCAAAGCACTGAAAGCGGTCTTGCCCGCCAGCGTGCCGGTCTTTGCCGTGGGCGGCGTGACGCCAGAAAACCTGGCGCAGTGGATTAACGCCGGTTGTGTGGGCGCGGGGCTGGGCAGCGATCTCTATCGCGCCGGACAGTCCGTTGAGCGTACTGCGCAGCAGGCGGCAGCATTTGTGAAAGCGTATCGAGAGGCAGTGCAATGA
- a CDS encoding 2-dehydro-3-deoxygalactonokinase, whose protein sequence is MTSRYIAIDWGSTNLRAWLYQGEQCLESRQSEAGVTRLNGKTPEAVLAEVTQNWRDSATPVVMAGMVGSNVGWKIAPYLPVPVSFSAIGEQLTSVGDNIWIVPGLCVSRDDNHNVMRGEETQLLGARTLSPSSVYVMPGTHCKWVRADAEHIHDFRTVMTGELHHLLLNHSLLGAGLPEQVPSPEAFAAGLDRGIASPDVLPQLFEVRASHVLGNLPREQVSEFLSGLLIGAEVASMREFVGREQAVTIVAGAALTSRYEQAFRAIGREVSTVSGDTAFQAGIRSIAHAVAN, encoded by the coding sequence ATGACATCACGCTACATCGCAATTGACTGGGGATCGACCAATCTGCGCGCCTGGCTGTACCAGGGCGAGCAGTGCCTGGAGAGCAGGCAATCAGAAGCAGGCGTGACGCGTCTGAACGGAAAAACCCCCGAGGCGGTGTTAGCAGAGGTGACACAAAACTGGCGCGACAGCGCCACGCCCGTGGTGATGGCGGGGATGGTGGGCAGCAACGTGGGCTGGAAAATCGCGCCTTATCTGCCTGTTCCTGTCTCTTTCTCCGCCATTGGCGAGCAGTTAACGTCCGTTGGCGACAATATCTGGATTGTTCCCGGTTTGTGCGTCTCGCGCGACGATAACCATAACGTGATGCGCGGCGAAGAGACACAGCTGCTCGGTGCGCGCACGCTTTCTCCTTCTTCTGTCTACGTCATGCCCGGCACGCACTGCAAGTGGGTCCGGGCAGATGCAGAGCATATCCACGATTTTCGCACCGTGATGACCGGCGAATTGCACCATTTGCTGCTTAATCATTCGCTGTTGGGGGCCGGTTTACCGGAGCAGGTTCCGTCGCCGGAGGCGTTTGCTGCTGGCCTTGATCGTGGGATCGCTTCTCCTGATGTTTTGCCGCAACTTTTTGAGGTTCGCGCCTCGCACGTGCTGGGAAATCTCCCGCGCGAGCAGGTCAGCGAGTTTCTTTCTGGCCTGCTGATTGGCGCAGAAGTCGCCAGCATGCGTGAGTTCGTCGGGCGCGAGCAGGCTGTCACGATTGTCGCTGGTGCAGCGCTGACGTCGCGCTACGAGCAGGCGTTTCGCGCGATTGGCCGTGAAGTATCAACGGTATCCGGTGACACGGCATTTCAGGCAGGAATAAGGAGCATCGCTCATGCAGTGGCAAACTAG